The Torulaspora delbrueckii CBS 1146 chromosome 1, complete genome DNA segment accaaattgaaaatttgaaatcaacaCGAGTGAACCAATAATCAGACCCACAAAAGTAGCCCGTACTGTTATCTGTTTGATAGCTGGTTTGTCATTCCATGCAACTGGAGGTGGAAACTCTTGCTCGTCCGTATCGTCTAAAGATTGAATCTCTGACATTGGGCCTGAATTCTAGTAGTGGACCGATATGGGACGTTCAAAATGAAGTTAAATGGCAGGCAAATGTTCGCTTTCTATATTCTCTAattttcattgatctgATTAGTAAGTATAATGCgatcaatttttcaactgtctagctcatcgcttccATGAGCCATCAAGCACGGCGAAGAGTATGAAGATCATTCGAGTCTGAAAGCAGCTATAGTACTTAGTTTATCTCAAATATACATTAGTGGTCGTCAAAACGGGCATTCAATTTTCGCCGAGTAGGATGTACCTTAGGATGTCGCTTAAAGTAAGCACACCTACGACTTTACCAGCGTCGTCCGTAACAAAGAATCTGTGCACTCTGGATTTTCTGATATTGTCCATGATGGTGGATAGCTTATCCCTCTCGGTACAAGTGTACACCCCTTCGAAGTCATCACTTCTTCTCATGAGAGCCTCTCCAACAGAAAGCGAAAGATCGTTATATATGCCACCCTTGATCAGCCCCAGGACATCAACCGCTTCGTAAACGTTCACCAGGTACCCTTCGTTATCCACAATCGGTATCGAAGCAACATTTCCCTGACTCAAAAGCTGAATCACATCGATCACAGGCGTAGTCATCTGACAGCTGGCAACGTTCTTCTTAGTAATTATATTCAACTCACCAATTGGTCTCTTCAGGAAATGGGTTTCTCTACAATTCAACGCCACAAATGTCAGGATCCTATACTGCGTAAGCACGCTCACAACGATTTCCCTATGAGTTTCCTCATCCTGATCAATCAAAGGAATCCTTCGACTAGTTGCATCCATCATACGTATACAGGCCTCATACAGAGGTCTAGAGGGATGAATCGAAGCTGTATCCAATGGTTCCACACCAATAGCCCTCTCTATATCCTTCAATCCATCCAATTGCAATTTATCCACTAATTCAAACTTATCTGGATTAGAAAAGTAGTATTGAATAACATTGATAAAGTCACTCGAAGTCAAAAGTCCAGCGAACCTCGAAGTCTTGGCATCCCACAAAGGAGCAGAAACAATATTATTCTGCAAAAGCacattcaaagatttcttgaccaGCAATGAAGTATCTAACACAATTAACCGGTAAGAAACTGGCAGAACATCGTACGACGTTTTTGACTTCAAAAAGGATCTAATGGACTCCACAGCCAACTTTTGTTCAATAATTACCTTCTCCCTTTCGTTGGGCGTTGCACTCATCCTAT contains these protein-coding regions:
- the SNF4 gene encoding AMP-activated serine/threonine-protein kinase regulatory subunit SNF4 (similar to Saccharomyces cerevisiae SNF4 (YGL115W); ancestral locus Anc_6.136), giving the protein MSATPNEREKVIIEQKLAVESIRSFLKSKTSYDVLPVSYRLIVLDTSLLVKKSLNVLLQNNIVSAPLWDAKTSRFAGLLTSSDFINVIQYYFSNPDKFELVDKLQLDGLKDIERAIGVEPLDTASIHPSRPLYEACIRMMDATSRRIPLIDQDEETHREIVVSVLTQYRILTFVALNCRETHFLKRPIGELNIITKKNVASCQMTTPVIDVIQLLSQGNVASIPIVDNEGYLVNVYEAVDVLGLIKGGIYNDLSLSVGEALMRRSDDFEGVYTCTERDKLSTIMDNIRKSRVHRFFVTDDAGKVVGVLTLSDILRYILLGEN